A genomic stretch from Xiphophorus maculatus strain JP 163 A chromosome 14, X_maculatus-5.0-male, whole genome shotgun sequence includes:
- the LOC106700152 gene encoding cysteinyl leukotriene receptor 2-like → MAGADRNRTGTWMKELQAEPAARLEDWLAGNTTAPNSSINTRTCPHDDDEFKYNAYILTYFLVFPVAFLCNILALVVFFRQKKRRRKPAYVIMVNLALSDGSFSLTLPLRLAYYMNKGHWSFPDWVCRLCVYTFYVNLYSSILFLTFLSLLRWFSIVYPLHHKKVKSFKLALLTCLGIWLFVAVSSLPFLGSGVNKRGGIPRCFEPATPQSWSRILSMNYVALIFGFVLPFFTIILCCTKIIHCLTHPHYSQDPKTRMKLRKKNQRSVHLLIMVIATFLLCFLPYHVIRTLHLYAVNGGWNCGVTNLLQRAVAITLCMAASNSVVNPLLYYYSTKNFKEDIEHTRLHISKRLSFRSGSLRSTGRAGSLKVKTQQGLSIKAEDMEQSPLKTQHPATDQQIQMTEKPLGLEETCD, encoded by the exons ATGGCCGGAGCGGACCGGAACCGGACCGGTACCTGGATGAAGGAGCTGCAGGCGGAACCCGCTGCGAGGCTGGAGG ATTGGCTGGCCGGCAACACGACCGCCCCAAACAGCAGCATCAACACGCGGACCTGTCCCCATGACGACGACGAATTCAAATACAATGCCTACATCTTGACCTACTTCCTGGTGTTCCCCGTGGCGTTCCTCTGCAACATCTTAGCACTGGTGGTCTTCTTCAGGCAGAAGAAACGCAG GAGGAAGCCTGCCTATGTGATCATGGTGAACCTCGCGCTGTCTGACGGCAGCTTCTCCCTCACCCTGCCTCTGCGACTGGCGTACTACATGAACAAGGGCCACTGGTCCTTTCCTGACTGGGTCTGCAGACTCTGTGTCTACACCTTCTACGTCAATCTCTACTCCAG CATCCTGTTCCTCACGTTCCTGAGCCTCCTCCGCTGGTTTTCCATCGTCTATCCACTACATCATAAGAAAGTGAAAAGCTTCAAGTTAGCCTTACTGACGTGTCTGGGAATCTGGCTGTTTGTGGCCGTGTCCTCTCTGCCCTTCCTAGGCAGCGGCGTTAATAAAAG AGGTGGAATACCTCGCTGCTTTGAGCCGGCGACTCCACAGTCTTGGTCCCGCATCCTCAGCATGAACTACGTGGCGTTGATTTTTGGATTTGTGCTGCCGTTCTTCACCATCATCCTGTGTTGCACCAAGATCATCCACTGTCTGACACACCCACATTATTCTCAGGACCCGAAAACGCGCATGAAGTTAAGGAAGAAAAACCAGCGCTCAGTGCACCTGCTCATCATGGTGATAGCGACcttcctgctctgcttcctGCCCTACCACGTGATCCGGACCCTGCACCTTTACGCCGTGAACGGCGGCTGGAACTGTGGCGTCACCAACCTGCTGCAGAGAGCCGTGGCGATAACGCTGTGCATGGCGGCGTCCAACAGCGTGGTCAACCCGCTGCTGTACTACTACTCCACCAAGAACTTCAAGGAAGACATTGAGCACACTCGCTTACATATCAGTAAACGGCTGTCTTTCAGAAGTGGCTCTTTAAGATCCACTGGACGGGCTGGGTCGTTGAAAGTTAAAACTCAACAGGGTCTGTCCATTAAAGCAGAGGATATGGAGCAGAGTCcgttaaaaacacaacatcctgCTACAGACCAGCAGATCCAAATGACTGAGAAACCTTTGGGATTGGAGGAGACCTGTGACTGA
- the LOC111610935 gene encoding uncharacterized protein LOC111610935: MEGDDVTLSCRAKNPTHNLPAAFYKDGSFIGDGPSGHMTLLHVSSSDEGLYKCNISRHGESPSSRISVKERLSSTPPPPSSSPLPLSMVLSLSSLGFLLFFLFLVLLTRRLCRKPAGRNSAAVYSPDRTGSVTAADSAADYSSTPEAPDTTEPGPEPVYSSVRRERDVTYGPVSIRTRREPAAVPEQHVVYSLLKWRVTQPDPADPSSC, from the exons ATGGAGGGAGATGACgtcactctgagctgcagagcaaagaatcCAACCCACAACCTCCCAGCTGCTTTCTATAAAGATGGCTCCTTCATTGGTGATGGACCATCAGGTCACATGAccctcctccatgtttccagCTCTGATGAAGGCCTCTATAAATGTAACATCAGCCGTCATGGAGAGTCTCCATCCAGCAGGATCtctgtcaaag AGAGACTCTCCTCCActcctcctccaccttcctcctctcctcttcctctctccatggtcctctctctctcctctctcggttttctgcttttcttcctgttcctggttctgctgaCTCGGCGCCTCTGCAGGAAGCCAGCAG GCAGAAACTCAGCAGCTGTTTATTCACcagacagaaccgggtcagtcACTGCTGCAG ACTCAGCAGCTGATTATTCATCCACACCAGAAGCTCCAGACACAACAG aaccCGGTCCAGAACCCGTTTACTCATCggtgaggagagagagagacgtgACGTACGGGCCGGTCAGCATCAGGACCAGGAGAG AACCAGCGGCGGTACCAGAACAACACGTGGTTTACTCCCTGCTGAAGTGGAGAGTGACCCAACCGGACCCGGCCGACCCGTCCAGCTGCtga
- the LOC102224981 gene encoding butyrophilin subfamily 2 member A1-like: protein MIVLLFVACFLQVSAADVMVTPGGDADLQCQIPGAAAATVVEWTKDDLPANEYVFFYRNGRPYDKYQHQAFRGRVALKNRSGAGSGDVSLVLKNVSVEDRGTFRCRVLMSSSGSEAKEHLQVSRLKVALRSGNEAGNDAGNDAGNETGNEAGNDAGNEAGNEAGNEAGNEAGNVQSVVTDGAAGPNVFVLVGVFMLCVSAVVVVGFYLYRRKKKSSHQTTEVV, encoded by the exons atgaTCGTGTTGCTTTTCGTCGCCTGTTTCCTTcaggtttctgctgctgacg TGATGGTGACACCAGGGGGAGACGCTGACCTGCAGTGCCAGATTCCCGGCGCCGCGGCGGCCACCGTGGTGGAGTGGACCAAAGACGACCTGCCGGCCAACGAATACGTCTTCTTCTACCGCAACGGCCGGCCGTACGACAAGTACCAGCACCAGGCCTTCAGAGGCCGAGTGGCGCTGAAGAACCGGTCCGGCGCCGGCAGCGGGGACGTCTCTCTGGTCCTGAAGAACGTCTCCGTGGAGGACAGGGGGACGTTCCGGTGTCGGGTTCTGATGAGCAGCTCTGGGTCCGAGGCCAAGGAACACCTTCAGGTCAGCAGGCTGAAGGTCGCGCTGCGTTCAG GAAACGAAGCAGGAAACGACGCAGGAAACGACGCAGGAAACGAAACAGGAAACGAAGCAGGAAACGACGCAGGAAACGAAGCAGGAAACGAAGCAGGAAACGAAGCAGGAAATGAAGCAGGAAACGTCCAGAGCGTCGTCACAGACGGAGCAGCAGGTCCAAACGTTTTTGTCCTTGTTGGAGTTTTcatgctttgtgtttctgctgttgttgttgttggtttttatctgtacaggagaaaaaagaaaagttcacaTCAGACGACAGAAGTCGTATGA